A DNA window from Drosophila biarmipes strain raj3 chromosome 2R, RU_DBia_V1.1, whole genome shotgun sequence contains the following coding sequences:
- the LOC108029544 gene encoding uncharacterized protein LOC108029544 isoform X1: protein MSVPFSGALRRSGGIVSAIGKQLKGVNLKGVKRVTVQFDPFAENVKSTREFLFLLSTPKVALTNPKCVVKSEIVCDRQPANIKFALIDSAQEQAKAKEIRFNSDNLNTLELLQLCNRHVSSLAPPEEITTKVLTKAEKQKLGGGASSGKKALKKK from the exons ATGTCGGTGCCTTTCAGTGGCGCTCTGCGCCGTTCCGGGGGCATTGTCTCTGCCATCGGCAAGCAGCTGAAAGGCGTTAACTTGAAGGGCGTCAAACGGGTAACCGTGCAGTTTGATCCGTTTGCGGAAAACGTCAAGTCCACTCG AGAGTTCCTCTTCCTGCTCTCAACACCCAAAGTGGCCCTCACGAACCCCAAGTGCGTGGTCAAGTCGGAAATAGTGTGCGATCGGCAGCCGGCTAACATTAAGTTTGCCCTGATTGACTCGGCTCAAG AACAAGCCAAAGCCAAGGAGATTCGGTTCAACAGCGATAATCTCAACACCCTAGAGCTCCTGCAGCTGTGCAACAGACACGTGTCCAGCTTGGCACCGCCAGAGGAGATCACCACCAAGGTCCTGACCAAGGCGGAGAAACAGAAACTCGGAGGAGGCGCCAGCAGCGGAAAAAAGGCTCTCAAAAAGAAGTAG
- the LOC108029545 gene encoding uncharacterized protein LOC108029545, which yields MVRKHKGTLAVIEKIYQDIPAFSDIFTEESFYMFAFCFVCATILVAFILSRFITIKPVDF from the coding sequence ATGGTGAGGAAGCACAAAGGGACGCTGGCGGTGATCGAGAAGATCTACCAGGATATACCCGCCTTCTCCGACATCTTCACCGAGGAGAGCTTCTACATGTTCGCCTTCTGCTTCGTGTGCGCCACCATCCTAGTGGCCTTCATTCTCTCCCGGTTCATCACCATCAAGCCCGTCGACTTCTGA
- the LOC108029544 gene encoding uncharacterized protein LOC108029544 isoform X2, whose product MMPTAEVICREFLFLLSTPKVALTNPKCVVKSEIVCDRQPANIKFALIDSAQEQAKAKEIRFNSDNLNTLELLQLCNRHVSSLAPPEEITTKVLTKAEKQKLGGGASSGKKALKKK is encoded by the exons ATGATGCCCACGGCGGAGGTCATCTGCAG AGAGTTCCTCTTCCTGCTCTCAACACCCAAAGTGGCCCTCACGAACCCCAAGTGCGTGGTCAAGTCGGAAATAGTGTGCGATCGGCAGCCGGCTAACATTAAGTTTGCCCTGATTGACTCGGCTCAAG AACAAGCCAAAGCCAAGGAGATTCGGTTCAACAGCGATAATCTCAACACCCTAGAGCTCCTGCAGCTGTGCAACAGACACGTGTCCAGCTTGGCACCGCCAGAGGAGATCACCACCAAGGTCCTGACCAAGGCGGAGAAACAGAAACTCGGAGGAGGCGCCAGCAGCGGAAAAAAGGCTCTCAAAAAGAAGTAG